TCGGATAAGCCCAAGTATTTTCTGTTTCCGGTGAACAGCCTTGACTGTTCTCTGGAATAACAAAAGTTGGAGACTGGGAACAGCTAAGAGACAAACAAAAGTCGCCGCCGTAAGCTTTTCATGAGTCGTGTTTTTCTTAACCAATTCTTCCAATGCAGGACTCTTGGTTTGAGAGTTGACCTGCATATTTATACAGACGCGCCTGAAATCAGTCTCACCGTATTGTCTCCGATTAAGGAGCCTCTGGACCATTCAGTTCCCAGCAGCCCTTGCGAGGCGGATTACATTCCTGACACTGAAGGGCCCCCTCCATCATATGCCTGTCCCCCAATAATACGAAGCAAGCTACATGCAGTGGCTGTGCCAATGAGTCTGAAAGCATGCTTTCTGTCGACTTAATGCAGCAATCAGTCATCCTCCATACAGTTGAGTAGCGGATTTGCCTTGCTTTTGATTGAAGGCCTAGAGCCTGCGCACAAATTGCGGATTGGATGATGCCGAGTGGAATAAGAGTAGGCACCCACCTAATTTAAAGCCTACGATGTAGAGGTATTAAGAAGGAGACATAATGCAATGTAAGACGCATCCAATGTAAGACGCATCCAATGTAAGACGCATCCAATGTAAGACGCATCCAATGTAAGACGCATCCAACGTAAGACGCATCCAATGTAAGACGCATCCAATGTAAGACGCATCCAATGTAAGACGCATCCAATGTAAGACGCATCCAATGTAAGACGCATCCAACGTAAGACGCATCCAATGTAAGACGCATCCAATGTAAGACGCATCCAATGTAAGACGCATCCAATGTAAAGATGGGAGAACTAGCATAGAAGCCGATGATATGCTGAATATCGAATGTAACGAGAACATCATTTACGTCCACAAGGCATCGAATTTGCCTTTGAAGCACTCCGAGGATAAATCCTTGTTATATGCACCTCTTGCTGACTCCACTGTTGAAGTTTGGACTCAATGAACACTCTGTCAATGATTAGATAAATCATTGAAGCTGTGGAGGTAGAGGGAAACGCATGGAGCCTCTTGCCATAGAAGCGAGAAATATTTCAAGCTTGAAGACGGCTTTGGACAAGATTTAAACTTGGAAATTAGAGATTGCATACTATCGAATAATTCATCTGGTCAGATACCACAGGACAGTTTTGGAGCACAGAGTGAATTTCTGACATGAACATTCAAAAGCGAGAAGATGACACAGTTATAGTGATAAAAATGGCCATGAGATGCGGTCAAAAGGGAAGCCAGCAGAAACCCATTatttggtggtggtggtgtccGCTAGCCGTCGAAGGAAGGTgacagcaaagaaaacagAAACACAGACAATTTAGAACAGACCTCGACCATCGGGTGGCATTTTTGAGTTGACGGAGAAAAGTGAGTTGctaaatggaaaaaaaaaattcaacaaTATAGTTGATGTACACGGTTCTATCCTCGCAAGGTTCAGCTTCTTGTGGACGACTGCTACACCTTCTCATTCAGTTGCGCGAGAGCATCGCATAGTGAGATGCGAGATTCGGGAGCCGCCTTGGTCAGACCATCAGCGATAAATTGCAGTTTTTTATTAATCCCAGGGGTGCCACTCTTTTCGGCGAGAGCCGAGAGTAATCTTCCATAAGCCCAACAATCCGTGGCAACCCGTGCCTCAAATGGCGTATTGGCAGGACTTGTTTCACTGTTTTGTTGAATGAGGATCTGCATCTCTGGTGAAAGCCATTCCCACACGTAACCACCGGTTCCGCTAACATCGATAAGGACGGCATTTTCATTGGCATCCAAAACGATATTCGATGGCTTGATGTCAAGATGAGTTCGCCTTCTCTTGTGCAACGATCTTAATGCTGTGCCAATCTGTAAGGCCCATTGTATTGGCAAAGCATCAAACCGAAACTCGTCCTCAAAAATTTGCTCAAGCGACCCTCTGGAATAGTATTCAAGAAGAAATCCTGTGATCACTGCTGGCATATTGGTTGACGGGTAGGTCTTATACGGGTTCTCCGAAACAACTAGGCCAACTAGCTGCGCGATGCCCGGAAGTCCGCGGAGTTCTGCAAGGACACCAATCTCGTTCATCACATGTTTCGTGTCTTCAGGCTCATAGATAGGGCGGTCAATAGTTTTGTAAGCAAACGTGTGTTGCTTAAACATAACTCTGGAGACTGTTGGAGCGACAATCTCAACAGTCTGCAAACAACAAGCCTCAAATATTGGTAAACATCGTTCCCGCGCTAGAGTCGGGTATGTGACCCTCTTTGGATCTTCTGCGATCTTGCAGCGCATTTGATGGGCAACGGCAATGAAGGAGTTTGCTGGATTTTGGTGCCCATCCCGTATCATGATCGAGTTTTGACTCTGCTCGGTCAAGCTTAAAGTAATGCTTGTCACAGTATCGTCCAAAAGCTGCAACTGGCCGAAATCAATCGCTTCAAGGAATTCTTGAAAGACGAAACGGCGTTTGAAATAACCCAGGCCCCGTACTTGTTCTGGCAGTGACCAATCTACGGTAAATTTGATCCACCATGAAGAGCCATTGTTGTGAAATATCAGGGTCTGTGATGGACGGTCACCGTTCCGGTCTTGAAAAGACTTGAATTCCAATCTGCGTAAGGGGGGCGTCTTTTCGGGCATTGCGATCGATTGCAGAAAGTgaggtatttttttttggccaaaaaaaaaaaaaatcgaagaACTCTTAAGATAAATTGATTGGAAAGGGGGAAGGGATGATAGTTGAGTTGTTGCTTGGATCACGTGTGGtttatgatgatgatgatgaattcattgacccgatttagctcgctattacatacatgctgctatgcgggggttgcgtcccagagcccgctcccgacgataaatggtggtgcattcccagtatgcagatccaccctgtgagcaggactcgatttcttcACGTGTGGTTTACAAGAAGTTTGGAATGACTGATCAGATTTGGTACGCTAGTCCAATCTGGGAACATTCCGCCCTAATCATTTGATATGCTCCGAGTACGCAGCTGTCATTCATGTCGTTTATTTTCTTTGGCAGTCATTACGTATATCAGGAATCTTTTAATTGGATTGAAAGCATCTTAACGGAAGAAATCTGGCTGAGAATACTACAGTACGCTCTATCACTTGACAGCTTTCTTGCCCGATAATAGTACACCACAACAAATGGTTCTTGGCTTTGGGAGAAAGTGCCCCCTCCCGGGTCCATTTTCAAGATCCAGCACTCCATTGCAACAATGCAACTTGGATGTGACTTATGCTCCACTATAGATACCTCTGGAGTCCGCCATTCACTGTGGACTCTGTATGCTCGTTAGAACGTGAAATGGAATATCTCAATGAGGACTGACTTGGTCCTTCTCTTTTGAGTCCTGGCTTCTTATCACAGCCTGTTTTGTTGCAGAATGTTCCCGTCGTGGATTGTTTGGTAACCTTGGGCGGGTCACATATCTGGCCGGCTTCCACTGCTTCTCCACATGGATCTCCCATCAGTGTAGCCGTGTAGTGACCACAATTGTAGACGCGAACCACAACATGACACAAAATGAATGTTGATAGAGTTGCAGTGATAGGAGAAATATTATGGGTATTAATTGAAAGTTCTCAGAAGGACTTGAAGTGAGAGACGATCGAAAGTACTGATTCAGGT
The nucleotide sequence above comes from Penicillium digitatum chromosome 1, complete sequence. Encoded proteins:
- a CDS encoding CBL-interacting protein kinase, producing the protein MPEKTPPLRRLEFKSFQDRNGDRPSQTLIFHNNGSSWWIKFTVDWSLPEQVRGLGYFKRRFVFQEFLEAIDFGQLQLLDDTVTSITLSLTEQSQNSIMIRDGHQNPANSFIAVAHQMRCKIAEDPKRVTYPTLARERCLPIFEACCLQTVEIVAPTVSRVMFKQHTFAYKTIDRPIYEPEDTKHVMNEIGVLAELRGLPGIAQLVGLVVSENPYKTYPSTNMPAVITGFLLEYYSRGSLEQIFEDEFRFDALPIQWALQIGTALRSLHKRRRTHLDIKPSNIVLDANENAVLIDVSGTGGYVWEWLSPEMQILIQQNSETSPANTPFEARVATDCWAYGRLLSALAEKSGTPGINKKLQFIADGLTKAAPESRISLCDALAQLNEKV